From a region of the Salinispira pacifica genome:
- a CDS encoding RHS repeat-associated core domain-containing protein — translation MHRKSLSVFSKSAPVVPVVIPALLFILISGLSLHGETKTSNVNKQYVKKDQFRIITPSAPKTFQIYHTYTYDKVTREYTYTTWSYNPYDQSYEVQGSHDTRAAAVSAKPSGGKITVSSSVVDKKTNLKGTEVVSSCSIDGASISADDISDYAAAKLKESDDALKDGELQDIINDDNAGQSEEACDPETAESGHDASAEQAAEDAEEEEKSYFARAFGDPVQLSSGSLLLTEEDLRIPLPGDAPPFSLSRTYRSESLHTGAQGRNWFGSLEARLIRCNSLSFWTSGDLCRQEIERLRQVLLDLDTAAENEKTRLEGLLPDLVESAEDLETAALEYLSKSKKANSAGQTGYGKLSRRCSARATLLRERISLIQERIELLYGTLLPAERQRIDLQISSLKEMSAASDQYSMRRQLLEKQTRELYTIAGPPAGGSGASEIQSIGKQAGLNTILWISPSGGLRTFHRIDDGDPRESPVSSDGGGRHGGLPKDGIFPASSLSYRCTSLPRHRLVLREDGSMCIRQPGNILSEYDSLGRFRGKYRLLPPGSPMLLYEYRYAPGDGKPGYLPESIMLYGGRQLNLQWMNQGARRLLKKLHFSFPGMEKKEIIYSYSPDGYLQSVVCHDGRRKEYSWNSRLVSSRVKHPGDSPDIHKTYSYDKDGRVTAVRDSRGYSEEFSYFLRTGSRGNSVARARYSYDPGPGQPGGNSPAVPGFPEDTGRYGEPGTLEYEFDNHGRISLSRKYDSRGTLKEIRRKEYYPDTPGLLHRELITGFHSPPADPDIPAGSLPDTGLQPPEIHEEVIYEYFTDPHRRGLLKSITRNSDDPRRPPGTFSFQYNDQGYLTQSMDPDGVSVRYSYNSAGLLREILKNDGGRQRYDYDSRGLCTGFSDEEGNSWQYARDQYGNRSRLTDPLGSSYTFQFDALGRCNAAEGPLGEDLMAPDFYREIVPPPDPRSLVPDDTSAAVADRIRRYTPAGRTAELLPSLSCPDTPVSIVRDECGRAERIDYPGDADSLIHYDRCGRIIRFTHRNGGTSRYEYDPCGRIISVTGPLGARSEYHRDARGRVIRIIENICSQWPRGLTRKDLLYDQLGQLTEISYPDGSSEQFTYDEQGRMKCRRDRWGRMHRITRIEADHGETAPEANPGKTGGSQTPAARGETSISYESPGTYRREIYDSRLRLKAVLAGPDSRKLHLLTDLLYSPDGMSRASRPGGLNSWRTHADIDKGIRTIRDPDGMEQISRFDTAGRVIGLQRGQMRRDYARNADGRIVRDTGGYPSGAAGSPSSGGREIAYQLDYLGRIVREERSPGGISSYTYRGNRLIRSAHSDGRELNFSWNPAGQLLQAEDAGGGLLTSISYDPAGRITNARARCESLEFKWDREDRLRETASQGSGLSHRLEWGSADLLKSIRLSTGDQSAQPLGLPSCEYQYDEADRISGIRLSAADSGGDIQLQFRRDGLGRITSVWTSRRNGSSAPELLQRFSYTRDGCMESDLLYSSKDPHHPSGGHIYSYTPGRKLRFSMNAESGLGSYQYGSSGKLISALTPPNTLSKPNGGTSGDSGQQELVWAGIDPDHIDSLSELWDSRDLPRRFSAYQQLEKMNLAPRASGIELDGFDRMVRWELDGKIFQAAYNSLSRLSRLEVESSLGQTGIRYEYDALNRLCLREELSRRISPDRERRPMEDETLTRTRFTYMGTSSRVLATLHYSSHHTYLQPTGPGTEPRDGENAPMVAEKPEGDGYRSNSPGSASGQTSGSTPRAFPDGPQEISDDTRQLTPRAICMYHWADGTIVALSIARSGRPGVSSTPGGEDGMHTPADRGFRASGPRTEGGDAAATQSLSHYYLPDSRNGSKQAVVDLQNLHASMIHYEVYGKPHYGSSENGNNLLEELSSLGVCVPGFAGRGYNPSSGLINFGYRYYLPCARRFLTPDPLRSGYSWTAYCDDDPLNFTDSLGLQKQGFVHYDVEGERFWGFTCDDEEDNLDDVNFFDVYTTNNLRDREYPTETGDLTDDPVTTILESKERGNAYYPEHFPRGGFNVNKVIETHDPDYGPYFISTDATAEVETYQYEADLKKWTPRVDEGGNLLTETDSGYGFHAGGSVNTYNDANNPDATTKGCGRHSTSDNIMLAKLFKEVLDDGGTIEGCAK, via the coding sequence ATGCACCGAAAATCACTTTCCGTCTTCTCAAAATCCGCCCCGGTTGTACCGGTTGTGATACCTGCGCTGCTGTTCATCCTGATCAGCGGACTCTCCCTGCATGGTGAAACCAAAACCTCGAACGTAAACAAACAGTATGTGAAAAAGGATCAATTCAGAATTATCACCCCATCTGCGCCCAAAACCTTTCAGATATATCATACCTATACCTACGACAAGGTGACCCGTGAATACACCTACACCACCTGGTCGTATAATCCGTATGATCAAAGCTATGAAGTTCAAGGAAGCCACGACACCAGGGCCGCCGCTGTCAGTGCAAAACCCAGCGGGGGGAAAATCACCGTATCCAGCTCCGTTGTAGATAAGAAAACCAATCTCAAAGGTACGGAGGTGGTCAGCAGCTGCAGCATAGATGGGGCTTCAATTTCTGCAGATGATATCAGCGATTACGCTGCAGCGAAGCTGAAAGAATCGGATGATGCCCTGAAGGACGGTGAACTGCAGGATATTATTAATGATGATAACGCCGGGCAAAGCGAAGAGGCCTGCGATCCCGAAACCGCAGAGAGCGGCCACGACGCCTCGGCAGAACAAGCCGCTGAAGACGCCGAGGAGGAGGAAAAAAGCTACTTTGCCCGGGCCTTCGGCGATCCGGTGCAGCTGTCCAGCGGCTCCCTCTTGCTGACCGAAGAAGACCTTCGCATCCCTCTGCCCGGGGATGCTCCGCCGTTCAGCTTGAGCAGAACCTACCGCAGCGAATCGCTGCACACAGGGGCGCAGGGGCGCAACTGGTTCGGCTCCCTGGAAGCCCGGCTTATCCGCTGCAACTCCCTCAGCTTCTGGACATCCGGAGATTTATGCCGGCAGGAAATTGAACGTCTCCGGCAGGTGCTGCTCGATCTGGATACCGCAGCGGAAAATGAAAAAACCCGTCTTGAAGGTCTGCTTCCGGATCTTGTGGAAAGTGCCGAGGATCTTGAAACGGCCGCACTGGAGTACCTGTCAAAGTCCAAAAAGGCGAATTCCGCCGGACAGACCGGCTACGGCAAACTGTCCCGGCGATGCAGCGCCCGGGCGACGCTACTCCGGGAGCGTATTTCCCTCATCCAGGAACGCATAGAACTGCTGTACGGTACTCTGCTGCCGGCGGAACGGCAGAGAATTGATCTGCAGATTTCCAGCCTGAAGGAAATGTCTGCTGCATCGGATCAATACAGCATGCGCCGACAGCTTCTGGAAAAGCAAACCCGGGAGCTGTACACCATCGCCGGTCCGCCGGCGGGAGGCTCCGGCGCATCGGAGATTCAGAGCATCGGGAAACAGGCCGGACTGAATACCATCCTGTGGATATCTCCCTCAGGAGGCCTTCGCACATTTCACCGCATTGATGACGGAGACCCCCGGGAATCTCCGGTTTCCTCCGACGGCGGAGGAAGACACGGCGGTCTTCCCAAAGACGGTATTTTTCCTGCATCTTCCCTGAGTTACCGCTGTACATCCCTGCCCCGTCATCGTCTGGTACTCCGGGAGGACGGCAGCATGTGCATCCGTCAGCCGGGAAATATTCTCAGCGAGTACGATTCACTGGGCCGTTTCAGGGGCAAATACCGGCTGCTGCCTCCCGGTTCACCCATGCTTCTCTATGAGTACCGCTATGCTCCCGGCGACGGGAAACCCGGGTATCTGCCGGAGAGCATTATGCTGTACGGCGGGCGGCAGCTGAACCTTCAGTGGATGAATCAGGGTGCACGCCGGCTGTTGAAGAAACTGCACTTCAGCTTTCCGGGAATGGAAAAGAAGGAGATTATCTATTCATACTCCCCGGACGGATATCTCCAAAGCGTTGTCTGCCACGACGGCAGAAGAAAAGAATACAGCTGGAACAGCAGACTCGTATCGAGCCGGGTGAAACATCCCGGCGACTCTCCGGATATTCATAAAACCTACAGCTACGATAAAGACGGCCGGGTGACAGCGGTCCGGGACAGCCGGGGCTATTCAGAAGAATTCAGCTATTTTCTTCGAACCGGCTCCCGGGGCAACAGCGTAGCCCGGGCCCGCTACAGCTATGACCCGGGACCGGGACAGCCCGGCGGTAATTCCCCCGCCGTCCCCGGTTTCCCGGAAGATACCGGGCGCTACGGAGAACCGGGAACCCTGGAGTATGAGTTCGATAATCACGGCCGCATCTCCCTCTCCAGAAAATACGACAGCCGGGGAACACTGAAGGAGATCCGAAGAAAAGAATATTATCCGGACACCCCCGGTTTACTGCACCGGGAGCTGATCACCGGCTTTCATTCCCCCCCCGCTGATCCGGACATCCCGGCGGGCAGCCTGCCGGACACCGGACTGCAGCCGCCGGAAATTCATGAGGAAGTGATCTATGAATATTTCACCGACCCACATCGCAGGGGACTTCTGAAAAGCATCACCCGGAACTCCGATGATCCCCGCCGTCCCCCGGGTACATTCAGCTTTCAGTATAATGATCAGGGTTACCTCACCCAAAGCATGGATCCCGACGGAGTGTCAGTTCGCTACAGCTACAACTCTGCGGGGCTGCTTCGGGAAATCCTGAAAAATGACGGAGGCCGCCAACGCTACGATTACGACAGCCGGGGGCTCTGTACCGGGTTCAGCGATGAAGAAGGCAACAGCTGGCAGTATGCCCGGGATCAGTACGGGAACCGCAGCCGGCTTACCGATCCTCTGGGCAGCAGCTATACGTTTCAATTCGATGCCCTTGGTCGCTGCAATGCCGCAGAAGGCCCGCTGGGTGAAGATCTCATGGCCCCCGACTTCTACCGGGAGATTGTACCACCGCCGGATCCTCGCAGTCTGGTTCCCGATGACACTTCTGCCGCCGTGGCGGACAGAATCCGCAGGTACACCCCCGCCGGCAGAACTGCCGAGCTTCTGCCATCCCTCTCCTGCCCGGACACCCCGGTCTCAATCGTCCGGGATGAATGCGGTAGAGCGGAGCGCATCGATTATCCTGGAGATGCAGACAGTCTGATACATTACGACCGATGCGGCAGAATCATCCGCTTCACCCACCGCAACGGAGGTACCAGCCGCTATGAATATGACCCCTGCGGCAGGATCATCTCTGTTACCGGTCCCCTGGGAGCCCGCAGCGAGTACCACCGGGATGCCCGGGGACGGGTAATCCGCATCATAGAAAACATCTGCAGCCAATGGCCCCGGGGACTCACCCGGAAGGACCTTCTCTATGACCAGCTGGGACAGCTGACAGAGATAAGCTACCCCGACGGAAGCAGCGAACAGTTCACCTATGATGAACAGGGCAGAATGAAATGCCGAAGGGACCGATGGGGCAGAATGCACCGCATCACCAGAATTGAAGCCGACCATGGCGAAACTGCCCCGGAAGCCAATCCCGGGAAAACAGGCGGCAGTCAGACCCCGGCGGCCCGGGGTGAAACCAGTATCAGTTATGAATCTCCGGGAACATATCGCCGGGAAATCTACGATTCCCGTCTCAGGCTCAAGGCAGTCCTTGCCGGTCCGGATTCCCGGAAGCTTCACCTGCTCACCGACCTTCTCTATTCGCCTGACGGCATGAGCCGGGCAAGCAGGCCCGGGGGGCTGAACTCCTGGCGAACCCATGCAGACATCGATAAGGGCATTCGTACAATCCGGGACCCCGACGGTATGGAACAGATCAGCCGATTCGATACTGCCGGAAGAGTTATCGGGCTGCAGCGGGGGCAGATGAGAAGAGATTACGCCAGGAACGCCGACGGGCGGATTGTCCGGGACACCGGCGGGTATCCTTCCGGAGCCGCTGGTTCACCGAGCTCAGGAGGACGGGAGATTGCGTATCAGCTGGATTATCTGGGGCGGATTGTCCGGGAGGAGCGCTCCCCGGGCGGGATAAGCAGCTACACCTACCGGGGAAACCGCCTCATCCGCTCAGCTCACAGCGACGGCCGGGAACTGAACTTCAGCTGGAATCCCGCAGGACAGCTCCTGCAGGCGGAAGATGCCGGAGGCGGACTCCTCACATCCATATCCTACGATCCGGCGGGAAGAATAACCAACGCCCGGGCACGCTGCGAGTCTCTGGAATTTAAATGGGACCGGGAAGACCGTCTCCGGGAAACTGCATCTCAAGGCTCCGGCCTGAGCCACAGGCTGGAATGGGGTTCTGCCGACCTGCTGAAATCCATCCGGCTCTCCACCGGAGACCAAAGTGCTCAGCCGCTGGGGCTGCCTTCATGTGAATATCAATACGATGAAGCAGACAGGATCAGCGGCATCCGTCTCAGTGCGGCAGATTCCGGCGGTGACATCCAGCTTCAGTTCCGCCGGGACGGCCTGGGCAGAATAACATCTGTATGGACGAGCCGGAGGAACGGAAGTTCTGCCCCCGAGCTGCTGCAGCGCTTCAGCTACACCAGGGACGGCTGCATGGAATCCGACCTGTTGTACTCCAGCAAGGATCCGCACCATCCTTCAGGTGGACATATCTACAGCTATACCCCCGGCAGAAAGCTGCGTTTCAGCATGAATGCAGAAAGCGGGCTGGGAAGCTACCAGTACGGATCATCAGGTAAGCTTATCTCCGCCCTCACACCGCCCAATACCCTGTCCAAGCCGAACGGCGGAACCTCAGGAGACTCCGGTCAACAGGAGCTGGTGTGGGCGGGAATCGACCCGGATCATATAGATTCCCTGAGTGAACTCTGGGATTCCCGGGATCTGCCCCGGCGCTTTTCGGCATACCAGCAGCTGGAAAAAATGAACCTGGCTCCCCGGGCCTCAGGCATTGAACTGGACGGCTTCGACCGTATGGTCCGCTGGGAGCTTGACGGGAAGATATTCCAGGCCGCATACAACAGCTTGTCCCGTCTCTCCCGGCTGGAAGTGGAGAGCAGCCTCGGTCAGACCGGCATCAGATACGAATACGATGCCCTGAACCGTCTCTGCCTCAGGGAGGAACTTTCCCGCAGGATCTCCCCGGACCGGGAACGCCGCCCCATGGAAGACGAAACCCTCACACGAACCCGCTTCACCTACATGGGCACAAGCAGCCGGGTACTGGCAACGCTACACTACAGTTCGCACCATACATATCTGCAGCCCACGGGGCCCGGTACGGAACCCCGGGATGGGGAAAACGCTCCCATGGTTGCGGAAAAACCCGAAGGGGACGGCTACCGCAGCAATTCCCCCGGTTCTGCTTCCGGGCAGACTTCCGGCTCCACACCAAGAGCCTTCCCCGACGGCCCGCAAGAGATCTCAGATGACACCCGTCAGCTCACACCCCGGGCAATATGCATGTACCACTGGGCGGACGGAACAATTGTTGCCCTGAGCATTGCCCGCAGCGGCCGGCCGGGTGTAAGCAGCACTCCCGGCGGGGAGGACGGCATGCACACTCCCGCAGACCGGGGCTTCCGGGCTTCCGGCCCCCGGACCGAGGGAGGGGACGCAGCGGCTACACAGTCGTTGAGTCATTATTATCTTCCGGACAGCCGGAATGGAAGCAAACAGGCCGTGGTGGACTTACAAAACCTCCACGCCTCTATGATACACTATGAAGTGTACGGAAAACCCCATTACGGCAGCAGCGAAAACGGCAATAATCTCCTGGAGGAACTCAGCAGCCTGGGCGTCTGCGTGCCCGGCTTCGCCGGCCGGGGCTACAACCCGTCCTCGGGGCTCATCAACTTCGGATACCGCTACTACCTGCCCTGCGCCCGGCGCTTTCTCACCCCCGACCCCCTCCGCAGCGGCTACAGCTGGACCGCCTATTGCGACGACGACCCGCTAAACTTCACAGACAGCCTGGGCCTTCAGAAGCAGGGCTTCGTTCATTATGATGTTGAGGGGGAGAGGTTTTGGGGATTCACGTGTGACGATGAAGAAGACAATCTGGATGATGTAAATTTTTTCGATGTGTACACCACAAATAACTTACGGGACAGGGAATATCCTACCGAAACAGGAGATCTTACAGACGACCCGGTAACAACCATTTTAGAAAGTAAGGAAAGAGGAAATGCGTATTATCCGGAACACTTCCCTCGGGGGGGCTTCAATGTAAACAAAGTTATCGAAACACATGATCCGGATTACGGCCCTTATTTTATTTCAACCGATGCAACAGCTGAGGTTGAGACCTATCAATATGAGGCTGATTTGAAAAAGTGGACTCCCCGGGTGGATGAAGGTGGAAACCTGCTTACCGAAACCGATTCGGGCTATGGCTTTCATGCCGGAGGTTCAGTAAATACCTACAATGACGCCAATAATCCGGACGCTACCACCAAGGGCTGTGGAAGACATTCAACCAGCGATAACATTATGCTGGCGAAGCTGTTCAAGGAAGTTCTTGATGATGGAGGAACCATAGAAGGATGTGCAAAATGA